One part of the Ciona intestinalis chromosome 5, KH, whole genome shotgun sequence genome encodes these proteins:
- the LOC100179065 gene encoding cell division cycle protein 20 homolog, with amino-acid sequence MSSQFDFENEVNSLVRMDKPLQAGPIARWQRKANDLSGCGNLSLHNKSLNVSHHLSLNISPSKNRSMSQSVNKTPGSTRTPTSGKNKTPGKLKPSSKNSSLNRTPGHGDRFIPNRQATNFELGHYRIVSENGDQENSGSLAQEDYKRRMSENLQRASGIGGGERILAFKARPAAAEGYHNNTKVLYSSCKKSMADRKKTRHIPTTASRILDAPDLGNDFYLNLLDWSSTNQLAVVLGPSVYLWDASCGDITMLMTMEGENEYVSSVKWMPDGEHIAIGNSDAEVQLWDVAASKRMRNMKSHAARVCSLSWNEYILSSGSLDGFIHHHDVRVPDHHVATLTGHSQEVCGLEWSKDGHHLASGSNDNIVNVYSHMDTKPMYSFTDHQSAVKAIAWCPWQSNVLASGGGSADRHIRFWNTHNGSCIKSVDTKSQVCALKWSTHYKEIVSSHGYVHNQLTIWSYPSMHWVQDLMGHTSRVLYLAMSPDGQTVCSGAADESLRLWDCFAVDPSSKKKTKTPSTATSSKINTLFSIR; translated from the exons ATGTCATCCcagtttgattttgaaaatgaagTGAATAGTTTGGTAAGAATGGACAAACCGTTACAAGCAGGTCCCATTGCAAGGTGGCAAAGAAAAGCAAATGACTTATCCGGATGTGGCAATCTTAGTTTGCacaataaatcattaaatgTTAG TCATCACCTCAGTTTAAATATCAGTCCTTCGAAGAATCGTTCAATGtcacaaagtgtcaacaaaacaccCGGTTCAACAAGAACACCAACTTCCggcaaaaacaaaacaccag GTAAACTGAAACCTTCGAGTAAAAATTCAAGTTTGAATCGAACACCTGGTCACGGTGACAGGTTCATTCCTAACCGACAAGCAACAAACTTTGAGCTTGGACATTACAGGATTGTGTCAGAAAATG GTGACCAAGAGAACTCTGGATCTCTTGCTCAGGAAGATTATAAGAGGAGGATGAGTGAGAATCTGCAGCGAGCCAGTGGTATTGGAGGTGGGGAGAGGATTCTTGCTTTTAAAGCTCGTCCAGCTGCAGCAGAGGGTTACCATAATAATACTAAG GTATTGTACAGTTCATGTAAGAAATCGATGGCAGATCGTAAGAAGACTCGACACATTCCAACCACTGCAAGTCGAATACTGGATGCTCCAGATCTTGGAAATGACTTCT atttaaatttattggaTTGGAGTTCGACCAATCAGCTTGCAGTCGTCCTTGGACCATCTGTTTACCTATGGGATGCCTCGTGtggtgacatcacaatgctgATGACAATGGAAGGTGAGAACGAATACGTATCATCTGTCAAGTGGATGCCTGATGGTGAACACATAGCAATCGGGAACAGTGATGCTGAAGTTCAG TTATGGGATGTAGCAGCCAGCAAGCGAATGAGAAACATGAAAAGTCACGCTGCAAGAGTTTGTTCGCTTTCATggaatgaatatattttatcaag tgGTTCATTAGATGGTTTTATTCACCACCATGATGTGAGAGTACCTGACCATCATGTTGCTACCTTAACCGGGCACTCACag GAGGTTTGTGGGTTGGAATGGTCAAAGGACGGACATCACTTAGCGAGTGGAAGTAATGATAATATTGTTAATGTGTATTCTCACATGGACACCAAACCTATGTATTCGTTCACAGACCATCAGTCTGCTGTCAAG GCAATAGCATGGTGTCCTTGGCAAAGTAATGTATTAGCATCAGGTGGAGGAAGCGCTGATCGACATATTAGATTCTGGAACACACATAATGGGAGTTGTATCAAGTCAGTGGATACCAAATCTCAG GTATGTGCATTAAAGTGGTCGACACATTACAAAGAGATTGTATCTTCACATGGATATGTACACAACCAACTAACTATATGGTCCTATCCATCAATGCATTGGGTGCAGGATCTAATGGGCCATACTTCAAGG GTTCTCTACTTAGCAATGTCACCGGATGGACAAACCGTTTGTTCGGGGGCTGCCGATGAATCTTTGAGGTTATGGGATTGTTTTGCTGTCGATCCAAGCtcaaaaaagaaaactaaaactcCCTCAACAGCTACATCAAGCAAAATCAATACGTTGTTTTCTATTCGTTGA
- the LOC100183549 gene encoding calcium-responsive transcription factor isoform X2, protein MCLVTCLNLKEAEPKVTKCSTRVRTYEGPSRIYPKKNHVQWDQETVPYVVKSFTKYECEYGKDRNRLRNLKRRANTPHPTLDVPQTKYLRVLGSKKRDCPARLTVREIRAFPDYEIASPDKTVKMRVSTYLKKTGLSAVQNQTTYYFVKFPLLDEHHGHVIEQSSGFAEELDSRVFDQLGVLMSNRIPQKNLFKELKLFVMNELFKDREPPMPNDRRFFPTKQGFRENYLRIKQNLAVAKVDDMPSTSQNIIQNTDSVYVTLDQEIVCSFQDDVRYTCVPEIQDVTTDVCQQVQPVAYTTNSSQHCNTEENCSKRAVNEMIEIVDNIKDVLCDIQSEQTIQKANMVLRNTLENLKTLCLNNDTKIDESCHSRKVRKRKRKISTKLSLC, encoded by the exons ATGTGTTTGGTCACGTgcctaaatttaaaagaagcagaaccaaaagttacaaaatgttCAACTCGAGTGAGAACCTACGAGGGACCGTCTCGAATAT ATCCGAAAAAGAACCATGTGCAGTGGGACCAAGAAACTGTTCCATACGTTGTGAAGTCgtttacaaaatatgaatGCGAATATGGAAAAGATAGAAATAGATTAAGAAATTTAAAGAGAAGAGCAAACACTCCACATCCAACATTAGATGTGCCACAAACAAAATACCTTCGAGTATTGGGTTCTAAAAAAAGGGATTGTCCAGCAAGGTTAACTGTAAGAGAGATTAGGGCTTTTCCAGATTATGAG aTTGCATCTCCTgataaaactgttaaaatgaGAGTTTCtacatatttgaaaaaaactgGTTTGTCAGCAGTTCAAAATCAAACTACTTACTACTTTGTTAAATTTCCTTTGCTTGACGAACACCATGGACACGTGATCGAACAG TCCTCAGGTTTTGCAGAAGAGTTGGATAGCAGGGTGTTTGATCAATTGGGTGTATTAATGAGCAATCGTATCccacaaaaaaatttgtttaaagaacTAAAGTTGTTTGTTATGAATGAATTGTTCAAGGATAGAGAACCACCTATGCCAAATGACAGACGCTTTTTCCCGACAAAACAAGGTTTTCGTGAAAACTACTTGcgtattaaacaaaatctagCAGTTGCAAAGGTTGATGACATGCCATCTACATCtcaaaatataatacaaaatactgATTCAGTTTATGTTACTCTCGACCAAGAAATTGTTTGTTCATTTCAAGATGATGTTCGTTATACATGTGTGCCAGAGATTCAAGATGTAACCACTGATGTATGCCAACAAGTCCAACCTGTTGCTTATACCACTAATAGTAGCCAGCACTGCAATACTGAGGAAAATTGCTCAAAGCGTGCTGTAAATGAAATGATTGAAATTGTGGACAATATAAAAGACGTTTTATGTGATATTCAATCTGAACAAACCATTCAAAAAGCAAACATGGTGTTGCGTAATactttagaaaatttaaaaacgctTTGTTTGAATAATGATACAAAAATTGATGAATCTTGTCATTCTAGGAAAGTAAGGAAACGCAAGAGAAAAATTTCGACAAAACTTAGCTTGTGCTGA
- the LOC100183549 gene encoding calcium-responsive transcription factor isoform X1, with amino-acid sequence MCYVFGHVPKFKRSRTKSYKMFNSSENLRGTVSNINAPISCTRVVAVTTTRLQPTVPEATQEAMEVKQRCVDKQTQFVIKYSSYEEVKEAIHEFEKATQTKYIFFRKDKHDPKKNHVQWDQETVPYVVKSFTKYECEYGKDRNRLRNLKRRANTPHPTLDVPQTKYLRVLGSKKRDCPARLTVREIRAFPDYEIASPDKTVKMRVSTYLKKTGLSAVQNQTTYYFVKFPLLDEHHGHVIEQSSGFAEELDSRVFDQLGVLMSNRIPQKNLFKELKLFVMNELFKDREPPMPNDRRFFPTKQGFRENYLRIKQNLAVAKVDDMPSTSQNIIQNTDSVYVTLDQEIVCSFQDDVRYTCVPEIQDVTTDVCQQVQPVAYTTNSSQHCNTEENCSKRAVNEMIEIVDNIKDVLCDIQSEQTIQKANMVLRNTLENLKTLCLNNDTKIDESCHSRKVRKRKRKISTKLSLC; translated from the exons ATGTGTTATGTGTTTGGTCACGTgcctaaatttaaaagaagcagaaccaaaagttacaaaatgttCAACTCGAGTGAGAACCTACGAGGGACCGTCTCGAATAT TAATGCGCCCATTTCTTGTACTCGTGTGGTGGCAGTAACAACAACCCGGCTACAGCCTACAGTTCCTGAAGCAACACAAGAAGCAATGGAAGTAAAACAACGCTGTGTAGATAAACAAACACAGTTCGTTATTAAGTATAGTTCATACGAGGAGGTCAAAGAAGCAATACATGAGTTTGAAAAGGCTactcaaacaaaatatatattttttagaaaagataaacatg ATCCGAAAAAGAACCATGTGCAGTGGGACCAAGAAACTGTTCCATACGTTGTGAAGTCgtttacaaaatatgaatGCGAATATGGAAAAGATAGAAATAGATTAAGAAATTTAAAGAGAAGAGCAAACACTCCACATCCAACATTAGATGTGCCACAAACAAAATACCTTCGAGTATTGGGTTCTAAAAAAAGGGATTGTCCAGCAAGGTTAACTGTAAGAGAGATTAGGGCTTTTCCAGATTATGAG aTTGCATCTCCTgataaaactgttaaaatgaGAGTTTCtacatatttgaaaaaaactgGTTTGTCAGCAGTTCAAAATCAAACTACTTACTACTTTGTTAAATTTCCTTTGCTTGACGAACACCATGGACACGTGATCGAACAG TCCTCAGGTTTTGCAGAAGAGTTGGATAGCAGGGTGTTTGATCAATTGGGTGTATTAATGAGCAATCGTATCccacaaaaaaatttgtttaaagaacTAAAGTTGTTTGTTATGAATGAATTGTTCAAGGATAGAGAACCACCTATGCCAAATGACAGACGCTTTTTCCCGACAAAACAAGGTTTTCGTGAAAACTACTTGcgtattaaacaaaatctagCAGTTGCAAAGGTTGATGACATGCCATCTACATCtcaaaatataatacaaaatactgATTCAGTTTATGTTACTCTCGACCAAGAAATTGTTTGTTCATTTCAAGATGATGTTCGTTATACATGTGTGCCAGAGATTCAAGATGTAACCACTGATGTATGCCAACAAGTCCAACCTGTTGCTTATACCACTAATAGTAGCCAGCACTGCAATACTGAGGAAAATTGCTCAAAGCGTGCTGTAAATGAAATGATTGAAATTGTGGACAATATAAAAGACGTTTTATGTGATATTCAATCTGAACAAACCATTCAAAAAGCAAACATGGTGTTGCGTAATactttagaaaatttaaaaacgctTTGTTTGAATAATGATACAAAAATTGATGAATCTTGTCATTCTAGGAAAGTAAGGAAACGCAAGAGAAAAATTTCGACAAAACTTAGCTTGTGCTGA
- the LOC100176744 gene encoding allene oxide synthase-lipoxygenase protein, producing the protein METTLYTIEAKTASEFRVGKTDATVSIKLIGEKGHRSTGWLILDNFWRNDFEFGRTDTFNVKAVDIGLPSVIRLKLDKVADPYGWHCEMVIVSQGRVKRTFYVYDWVHDVMDVGYGRARLPQYELDDHVIAIRQTEVERNRAEFRWNIRPTSDDAGWRLPRFADADEYEELPRQFRISDEQINNFFGQRQIALLNSLMEYASGMLQKRKLTDFDDYKDCFFHPSLPNDIPPFCDKWSTDEELARQILNGVNPTSLEKCTELPTGFVPTKFECGDEIQDQIQKGRVFIVNYAKFTTEGRRNRTKKGDRLYAGDPIMILLVGNDSKLRPVAIQLEEDGHVFTPRDSYYDWLLAKLYFRCCDVNVHEWKYHFLRTHASMEPFAVAVFRSFSRRHPLYKLLRPHVHTVPAINTIARKNLLGPTAATNCFLSLNGLDMARKAFQDLRFKNLHILSVFEQQGTDDKEVLSEYFYRDDALLLWKAIQNYVTSVISIFYSEDQDVANDWELDSFVRMVATEGFGYDGCDRGFPLKLESIDKLVDYMTLIVFNCSVQHAASNFGQFEIYKFIPNAPGGMRLPPHKKGEGSMQRIMDSLPDNVMASLQLGTAFLLSTYAPNEVYLGQFPMNLFDDARVDQAQAQFRGELKTISNLIHSRNKDLKFPYEYLLPEKIPISIAV; encoded by the exons ATGGAAACTACACTTTACACCATAGAGGCAAAG ACTGCCAGTGAGTTCAGAGTTGGTAAAACTGACGCAACAGTCTCGATAAAACTTATCGGCGAGAAAGGACACCGAAGTACTGGGTGGTTGATTCTGGATAATTTCTGGCGTAATGACTTTGAATTTGGTCGAACGGATACATTTAATGTCAAAGCTGTGGACATTGGTTTACCCAGCGTTATCAGACTca AGTTGGACAAAGTCGCAGATCCTTACGGCTGGCATTGTGAAATGGTTATAGTATCTCAAGGGCGAGTAAAACGAACGTTCTACGTTTACGATTGGGTTCATGATGTAATGGATGTCGGCTACGGTAGAG cTCGACTACCTCAATATGAGTTGGATGATCACGTGATCGCGATAAGGCAGACGGAAGTGGAGCGAAACCGTGCCGAGTTTCGTTGGAACATTCGGCCAACAAGTGATGACGCAGGGTGGAGACTTCCCAGGTTTGCAGACGCGGATGAATATGAGGAGCTACCACGTCAGTTCCGGATTAGTGatgaacaaataaacaactttttcgGCCAGCGACAAATTGCGTTGCTTAATAGCCTCATGGAATATGCATCAG GAATGCTACAGAAGAGGAAATTGACCGATTTTGATGATTACAAAGATTGTTTCTTTCATCCAAGCTTGCCGAATGACATTCCACCGTTTTGCGACAA GTGGTCAACAGACGAAGAATTGGCACGACAAATTTTAAATGGAGTGAACCCGACTTCTTTGGAAAAGTGCACCGAGTTACCGACTGGTTTTGTTCCAACCAAATTTGAATGTGGTGACGAAATACAAGATCAAATACAA AAAGGAAGAGTGTTTATTGTCAACTATGCCAAATTCACCACGGAAGGGCGCCGTAACCGCACGAAGAAAGGGGACCGACTTTATGCCGGAGACCCAATCATGATTCTGTTGGTTGGAAACGATTCGAAGCTCCGCCCTGTAGCTATTCAATTGGAAGAGGACGGTCACGTGTTTACACCACGTGACTCGTATTATGATTGGCTCTTAGCGAAACTCTACTTCCGGTGCTGTGACGTTAACGTGCATGAG TGGAAATATCACTTCCTACGAACGCACGCTTCTATGGAGCCTTTTGCTGTGGCAGTTTTCCGTTCCTTCTCACGACGTCACCCATTGTACAAGTTGTTGCGTCCCCATGTACACACCGTCCCTGCAATTAACACAATCGCTAGGAAGAATCTGCTTGGACCAACGGCAGCTACCAACTGTTTCCTTTCTCTAA ATGGACTAGACATGGCTCGAAAAGCATTCCAAGATCTTCGCTTTAAGAACCTGCACATTTTGAGCGTGTTTGAGCAGCAAG GTACAGATGATAAGGAAGTTCTGTCTGAATATTTCTACAGAGATGATGCGCTTCTACTGTGGAAGGCAATACAAAACTACGTCACGTCcgttatttcaattttttattcagAAGACCAA GATGTGGCCAATGATTGGGAGCTTGATAGTTTTGTTCGCATGGTGGCAACAGAGGGTTTCGGATACGACGGGTGCGACAGGGGATTCCCTCTGAAACTAGAATCGATTGATAAATTG gtAGATTACATGACGTTGATCGTGTTTAATTGTTCGGTACAACATGCAGCGAGCAACTTTGGTCAATTCGAGATTTACAAGTTTATTCCAAACGCACCGGGTGGAATGAGACTTCCACCGCATAAGAAAGGCGAG gGCTCGATGCAACGGATTATGGACAGTCTCCCGGACAACGTTATGGCAAGCTTACAACTTGGCACAGCGTTCCTGCTATCGACCTATGCTCCGAATGAA GTATACTTGGGTCAATTCCCAATGAATCTGTTCGACGACGCGAGGGTCGATCAAGCCCAAGCCCAGTTCAGAGGAGAATTGAAAACAATCTCAAACCTGATTCATTCAAGAAACAAAGATCTTAAGTTTCCTTACGAGTATCTTCTGCCCGAGAAAATTCCAATCAGTATCGCTGTGTGA